Genomic DNA from Gemmatimonadales bacterium:
CCGGCCCACGAGCCGTCCTGCACCTCGCAGGTCAGCCTGATGAACTCCGGCCGGTGCGACACGCCCGACCAGGTCTCCCACTGCCGCACGCCGTCGAGGAAGAACGCGTAGTGCGCCGGCGTCCACTCCAGCGCGTAGGTGTGCCACCCGCCCTGGAGCGGGGCGGCTCCGGCGGGCGGAGCGCCCGCGCCCCCCGCGTGCTTGTGGTCGGGCCCGTAGCCGTCCCAGTGCACGTTGGCCACGTAGCCGTTCGAGATGTCCGCGCCCGCGGTGTCGGTGGCGCGGTGCTCGACGACGTCGATCTCGGCGCCGCCGGACGCCGGGTCGCCGACCGGCACGCCCATCCCGGGCGCGGTCATCCAGAACGCGCCCCACTCTCCGGGCGACGACTCGAAGCGCACCCGTGCCTCGAACCAGCCGTAGGTCCACTGCCCCTTCCCGGCCGTGTCGAGGAAGCCGGTCCAGGGGGTGCCGTCCTCGGTGTAGGTGGTGATGGTCAGCAGGCCGTCCGCCAGCGACAGCGCGTCCGCCGTGTTGCGAGCGTCTCGCCGGGGGCCCGCGTAGACCGTCCAGCGCGAGCTGTCGAGCGCGGCGCCGTCGAACTCCTCCCTCCACACCAGGCGGTATCCGGACCGCGGCGGAGCGGGAATCGGAGCCCCGGCGGGCGCCGCGTGCGGCGCGCGCACCGGCGCGCGGGGGCTGCATCCCGCGACGGCGGCGAGGGACGCCGCCAGCGGAATCAGCCGGGCCGGATGAGCCACGGGGTGGCGAATCGGGCGGACGCCGCGGCCGGCGCCGCCGGCCTCAGGAGCCGACCGAGGCCGCGCGGGCCTTGAGCTCCTCGAGGGCGTGCAGCACGGCCTCGCGGACGGCCTTGTCGCCGTCGCGGGCGAGGTTGTTGAGCGCGGCGGCTGCGGCCGTCCCGCCCGCCAGCCGCAGCCCCTCGACGGCCGCGACCCGGTTGGCCGACGGGCGCCGGCTCAGCAGCCGCCCGCCCGGCTCGGCCGCCTTGACCAGGGCCTGCACGGCCTCCGCCGTGCCGATGCGCCCCAGCGCGCGATAGTACTCGCGCAGCACGTCGAGCTCCTCCTCCTGGTCGGCGAATGCCACCAGCGGCATCGCGAGCGCGCGGGACGAATGCCCGCCGATGCTCGCGGCGATGAGGGCCCGCAGCTCCTTGTCGCCTTCCTTGAGGACGTGGCGCAGCGGCTCCACCGTGGACGGGGTTCCGATCTTGGCGAGCGCGATGGCCGCCGCGCGGCGCACCCGCGGGTCACCGTGCGTGAGGCACCTGACCAGGTTGGGCACCGCCTCCTCGACCCGCTGGATGCCCATCGCCTCGGCGATGTTGCGGACGACGAACCACTGCGAGCTCTCGAGCATGTGGACGACCTGCTCGAGGCCCTCCGGGATCCCCCGCAGCGCCGTGACCACGGCCCGGCGCTCCTTCAGCTCGTCCGCCGCCGCTAGGCGGCCCAGGAGCACCACGGCCGCCTCGGCGCCGCCGCGCTGCATCACCTTGATCGCCTCGGGCCCGAGCCGCGGGTCGCTGACGAACGGCGCGACCTGCGCCAGGTGCTCGCGGGTCAGGATGCGCTGCAGCACGATCCGGTAGCTGTTCTGGGCGCTCCCCACGGGCGCCTCGGGCTCCCAGGCGATCATCGCCGCCAGCGCGTGCACGGCGGCATCGACCTCGTTCTGCTCCAGCGCGTCCTGGATGCTGAGGAACAGGTCGGTCAGCCGGTCGAGGATGTTCGCGGCATAGGGCTCGCGGGCGACCTCGGCCAGCGCCATGGCCAGGGGCTTCTTCGGCGGGCCCACGGGCAGGCCGAGGTCGGGCAGCGCACCCGACGGGTCGAACGACCCAGGTGGGGCCAGGGACCGCTCCCCGGCGGTCCGAAAGCCCGGCACCTGCTCGTCCTGGGCGGGACCCTGCGACGCCGGGGCGGTGACGCCCGGCGTGCCCGGGCCCGGCACGGCTTCGGGCGTGGGCCGCCGCTCGCCCGAGCCCCGCTTGAAGCCGGCGTCGATGGCGTGGGCGACGGCCGGCAGGTCGTACGCCGGCCCCTTCGGCGCCGCCGGGGGCGGCGCCGCGCCCGCGGTCGGCGGCGGCAGCCTCGCGGCGGCCTGCTCGATGGCCTCGGCCTCGAACGCCTGCGTGACGCTCTGGCCGCGGCGGGTCTCGTCCGTCTCCTCCGTCTGCAGCGGAATGACCATGATCGCGGTCGAATGCGCGTCGCGCAGCCGCATCTTGATGCGCTGCGCGCCGCCGGCCGCGGGGTCCGAGGCGAGGCCGCGGATCAGGGCGAGCAGCTCCACGGGCGTCGCGCCCTTGGCGATCGCGATCTCCGCGACCCCGTGGTCACGGATCCGCTCGATCACGCCCGGCACGAACGGCAGCGAGTCGGGGATGCCCACGTCGTCCACGGTGAGCATGTCCTGGTACACGCGCACCATGGCGGATGCGATGGACGTGAGCGCGAACACGGCGCTCAACGCCGCCTTCCGCTCCGCGACCGGCGCGCCGGTCCGCGTCAGCTCGAGCGAGCGTCCGAAGGAGACGGCGAAGATCTCGTGGTTGAACATGGGGTCGCCGGCCTCAGGCCGCGCTCAACGGGGACGGAGCCAGCGCGCGATGCCTCGATGGGCGAGGCACGCACGCTTGCGCTCTCGGGCGAACGAATAGGTGCCGTCGCGGCACCGCGCCGTGGCGCCCTTCGGGGCGCGCACCGACCCGCTCCGCGCCGTGGAGCCGGATCGGCGCGACGTTCCGGGCGTCGGCGCGAGCCACTCGGCGACGCCGCGGTGGTGCGCGCAGGCGAGCCGCCTGCTGCGCGGACCGTAGTAGTATGTTCCATCGCTGCAATGGGCCGTGGGGTTCCGTTGGGCCGGCAGCGCCGCCGCTGCGCCGATCGGGCTGAGGCACAGCGTCGTCACGAACGCCAGGAGCGGACGGCACATGGAGCGCATTCGCCGGTTCCTTCCGACCGTCGTGGACGGGAGTGGTCGAACCCCTGCAAGAGTGCGGAAAGCCCAATGGGGAGTCAAGATGCGTGCTTCGACGGGCGCCCCTCCCGCGACGCCCTGTCGGCCCACGGCGGCCGGCGGGCGCGCGGCTGGCGTGCCGCCCGGCGAGCCGCCATTGTTCGCCGGGGCGTGTGGCCGCCCCCGTGCGCACTCCGGCACCCGGTGCCGGGCCAACGAAGGAGGACCGATGCGCCGCCTGGCCGCGTCCCTGGTCGTGGCGCTGACCTGTGGGATCTCCGCTGCGGGGCACGCTCAGGGTGCCCGCAACATCGCGTCGCTCGCCGGCGTGGACGGGATCGAAATCGTCGTCGAGGAGATGAACCCGGCCCAGGAGGCGCTCGGACTCTCGGAGCGGGCGATTCGCTCGGACGTCGAGGTGCAGCTGCGTCGCGCCGCCGTGCACGTGGTGTCCCAGGTGCCGCAGTGCGGCGTGCTGCCCTGCCTCTACGTCCACGTCACCACCACCACCGGGACGGGGACCACCGCCTCGTTCGTTCACGTCGGTCTCCAGCAGCTCGTGAGCCTCAGCCGCGACACGTCGCTCGCCATCTCGGTGGAGACCTGGCGGGCCCTGGGCCGGATCGGGCTGGCGCCGAGCAGCCAGACGGCCGACCGGGTGCGGGACGCCGTGCGCAACGAGGTGGACCAGTTCATCACCGCCTACCTGGACGCGAACCCGCGGCACTAGGTGCGGGGCGCCGATTCCGAGCCGCCGTCCGGCACGAACCGGACTGACCGCCCGCGAGGGGGCGATGTGACCGGAACGGGCGTCAGCCAGAGCGTCCTCTCGGCCATCAAGACCTTCCTGCATCACCGAAGTGCGCGGATCGCGCTGGCGATCGTCTCGGGAGTGTTGTTCTACCTCACCTTCGATCTCAATCCATGGTGGCCGGCGGCCTGGTTGGCGCCGGTGCCGGTGCTCCTGGCCTGCCTGGCGGCACCTGCCAAGGAAGCGCGATGGCTCGCCTGGCTCGTCCCGGCGATCGGCGTCCTCTCGAACTTCAGCTACTACCTCGAGGTCACCGGCCCCCTGGTCACCGTCGTGGTCACGGTGCTGCAGGTGTTGATGTGGGGCTTCCTCCTCCTTCAGGCGCGGCGCGCGCTGCTGCTGTCGCGGCGCTGGTTCGTCGCGTTCCGCTTCCCCACCCTGGTGGCCGCGCTTTCGACGCTCGTCGTGTCCGTCTCGCCACATGGGGCCTGGGGCGATCTGGCCAATTCGCAGGCGGCGGCGACGCCGGTCATTCAGATCGCCTCCCTCCTGGGCGCTCCGGCCGTGGTCTTCGTGGTCATGCTGTTCGCGTCGACGACGGCCACGGCGATCCACCTCGGCGGCTCGGTCGATCACCCGCGGGCGGCCTACGGCCTGCCCGCCCTGCTCGTCATCGGGACGATCGCCTTCGGGGTGGGCCGTCTTGCCCTGGCGCCCGAGGCCGCGGCACGGGTGCGCGTGGGCCTCGTGTCCATCGACGATTTCGTTGGCCGGCGCGCGTCGCCCGCGCGGGTCGAGGAGGTGTGGTACGGCTACGAGGAAGGCATCGCCAAACTCTCGAGCGAGGGTGCCCGGATCGTCGTGCTGCCCGAAAAGATCCAGGCCCTGACGCCGGACGATGCGCAGCAGCGCCAACGCCGGATGGCCGAGGCGGCACGGCGCTCGGGAGTCTACCTCGTCGTGGGGGCACAGATCGATCGCGATCCCTCCCATGCTCGCGGCCGCAAGGACAATGTGGCGTGGCTGATCGATCCCGCCGGCGCGGTCATGGCCGAGTACCGGAAGCAGCAGCTGGTGCCTCGCCTCGAGGGCGACCTGACCCCCGGCCACGAGGACGTGGTCGAGTCCATCGCCTTGACCGGGCAGGACTCGGTGCGGGTCGGCCTAGTCATCTGCCGGGATCTGTTGTTCCCCCAGCTCGGCCGGCGCTACGGGAACCTCGGCGCCACGGCCCTGCTGGTGCCGGCCTGGGACTTCCATCGCGACGCCTGGATGGCCTCGAGCATCGCGGCACTCCGAGGCGTGGAGAACGGCTATGCGGTGCTGCGGGCCGGCCGCGA
This window encodes:
- a CDS encoding glycoside hydrolase family 16 protein, with translation MAHPARLIPLAASLAAVAGCSPRAPVRAPHAAPAGAPIPAPPRSGYRLVWREEFDGAALDSSRWTVYAGPRRDARNTADALSLADGLLTITTYTEDGTPWTGFLDTAGKGQWTYGWFEARVRFESSPGEWGAFWMTAPGMGVPVGDPASGGAEIDVVEHRATDTAGADISNGYVANVHWDGYGPDHKHAGGAGAPPAGAAPLQGGWHTYALEWTPAHYAFFLDGVRQWETWSGVSHRPEFIRLTCEVQDGSWAGRIPAGGYGARGASGTRMAVDYVRVWQR
- a CDS encoding HEAT repeat domain-containing protein encodes the protein MFNHEIFAVSFGRSLELTRTGAPVAERKAALSAVFALTSIASAMVRVYQDMLTVDDVGIPDSLPFVPGVIERIRDHGVAEIAIAKGATPVELLALIRGLASDPAAGGAQRIKMRLRDAHSTAIMVIPLQTEETDETRRGQSVTQAFEAEAIEQAAARLPPPTAGAAPPPAAPKGPAYDLPAVAHAIDAGFKRGSGERRPTPEAVPGPGTPGVTAPASQGPAQDEQVPGFRTAGERSLAPPGSFDPSGALPDLGLPVGPPKKPLAMALAEVAREPYAANILDRLTDLFLSIQDALEQNEVDAAVHALAAMIAWEPEAPVGSAQNSYRIVLQRILTREHLAQVAPFVSDPRLGPEAIKVMQRGGAEAAVVLLGRLAAADELKERRAVVTALRGIPEGLEQVVHMLESSQWFVVRNIAEAMGIQRVEEAVPNLVRCLTHGDPRVRRAAAIALAKIGTPSTVEPLRHVLKEGDKELRALIAASIGGHSSRALAMPLVAFADQEEELDVLREYYRALGRIGTAEAVQALVKAAEPGGRLLSRRPSANRVAAVEGLRLAGGTAAAAALNNLARDGDKAVREAVLHALEELKARAASVGS
- a CDS encoding nitrilase-related carbon-nitrogen hydrolase, which gives rise to MTGTGVSQSVLSAIKTFLHHRSARIALAIVSGVLFYLTFDLNPWWPAAWLAPVPVLLACLAAPAKEARWLAWLVPAIGVLSNFSYYLEVTGPLVTVVVTVLQVLMWGFLLLQARRALLLSRRWFVAFRFPTLVAALSTLVVSVSPHGAWGDLANSQAAATPVIQIASLLGAPAVVFVVMLFASTTATAIHLGGSVDHPRAAYGLPALLVIGTIAFGVGRLALAPEAAARVRVGLVSIDDFVGRRASPARVEEVWYGYEEGIAKLSSEGARIVVLPEKIQALTPDDAQQRQRRMAEAARRSGVYLVVGAQIDRDPSHARGRKDNVAWLIDPAGAVMAEYRKQQLVPRLEGDLTPGHEDVVESIALTGQDSVRVGLVICRDLLFPQLGRRYGNLGATALLVPAWDFHRDAWMASSIAALRGVENGYAVLRAGRESYLNVSDRYGRVLGRRRSALFPGTSLVADVPMGPPEPTIYTRIGDVFGLLCVVASAAWLVIRGVAPHQATARPSPPRSPQPRSRPEPPAE